gaaacagttcaatTTCTgctagcaaggtcaggcttcgcaggaagattacagagccatggttcgcatatatgcagggagaagacccaaaagatcaaagctccacaagagttgtgactggccagggttgtgtcacagggacaaaaagaagggctttttcaagtacgggaatggcaagaggaggaggtcaaAAGAATGAAGTTGGTCACCTgacgactaatagggatgaagagcaagtggaggcattccatgcttttccttggagccatagaatatctcgaggtggaagggacccataaagatcattgAGCCCACCTCCTGtgcctcacaggactacctaaaattaaaccatatggctaagaggagtgtcgtcgagatgctccttgaactctgacaggcttggtgctgtgaccactaccctggggaacctgttccagtgaccgactaccctcttggagaagaaccttttccacgtgtccagcctgaccttcccctgatgcagcttcattctatttcctagtgtcctcttgccttggtctttaataatactgatagaccttgggctgcccggtcttcTCAGCTGGAAGACCacgactgcaggaacagtgactgtgtccatgtcatggtttaaccccagccagcaactcagccccacacagccgcttgtgcactcccccccggtgggatgggggagagaatcagaagtgtaaaagtgagaatactcgtgggttgagataaaggcagtttaacaggtaaagcaaaagccgtgcacaagcaaagcaaaagaaggcattcattcaccagttcccatcggcaggtgggtgttcagccatccccagggaagcagggcagctccaacatgcgtaacagttgcttgggaagataaatgccatcactctgaacgtccctgccttccttcttcctcccccagctttatatgctgagcatgaacgaAAACAGCTCTGTtacccacactgtttccagcacaaatccaaaacacagccccatcccaatttactataaagaaaattgactttatcccagccaaaaacagcacAATCCCTTTGTgcaccttgaaattgaaagggaccagttgtatcatctgcatgttcacaaggccataGGGCCTTTTGgcattcatcccagagtactggaggaCGTAGGGGATctcacggcaggacccctcttgatcaccttccaaaggtctggggagcctggggaggtccccactgactggcagctagccaacgtaattccaacgtacgcaagaagggaagagggaagacccaggaaacgacagacctgttggtctgacctcagtacctggaaaaaccatggagaagatcataatataaattgctgtgctggttttcgctgggatagagttaattttcttcagagtagctggtgtggggctgtgttttggatttgtgctggaaacagtgtggataacacagggctgttttctgcttctcaccccacctcaccagggagtgggctgggggtgcacaagaaggtgggaggggacgcagctgatacagctgaccccaactgatcaaagggatattccatagcatatgacgtcatgctcagcatataaaactaggggggaggttggcgggggagCCACAGCCTGGGCTTCGGTCCGTTGGTGGTGAGcaagtgttttcatttgcatcatttgtctttcttgggttttacttttctctctctctgttgtttttcttttccttacaatttattattattactattactattactattactattattattgttattattattattattattatttcttttttaaaatgtaaaaatataaagtaaCGCTCCGAACACAAGTACAgactgggaggggagaggctggagagcagccctgcagaaaggggtctgggggtgctggttggcagcaggctccatgtgagtctcagcctgggcttgccccacagcagtgcctgctgcagggtgctgcagagctctgggcactcccaccacagccccagcctctcggaaggacacagaagctcctgggggtggggaggggctctcatcctccccatcagtcccacggctcgaggccagcaatggcccaaggaattggttccgtcactcttggggtgctgttgtgtcctttccagaagagcccccaggagccggtgccacccccacccccaggtccagtggcacaggagctgtcccaagctggtgaacagaaaaacctctttctcctgcttcttgccttctttctgacccatgcgtggtgctccactcttctccagggaaacccctgctccacagagagcctttccccaggggagtgtgtccgtgctggcctggccagtcgttgctggctccctcccctgaggtgcccacagggcccggagctggtgctgctgctctgcagagctgccctggcaccatgggctgactccatcctggccatgctggtgcgggagtgaagcagatctggccagacagGCATCACTGCCCcggacaggtttctcccatggctctggggctgtgatactccgagaaatcacagggcctttcagctctttcaggatgtgttcaggtgtgtcactggatccagcccatggctcctcactgaagatgatgtgaagctgctgtgtctccgctgcctctctggcattgcagagccccattgggctgtgcatcctgcaggttagcccttttcctttgggtgactccacttttggggggagttttggaaacctccattcactttccaccccaaggcacccagtgacccagagatgccctgtgctctcctggtgggttcagatcccccatcagaaggtcgggcatctttgaccagccctgccatatgtgagagagcctcaagcagatgccttttgaccgtccaggatctccatggcattgggcaccagtaaagtgaaggctcactccagccctcattccctcacacatcaagccatgcccttgtccccctaagccaatgcagcacccaagcccaacagcagggccttttcgcctgcaattccctgagcgtattctgcactcctctgtggaaagaagagcccaagctgcacacgctgcacgcaggcaatcccctttatttacagacatgccacaaaggaggccagcattggcgcagtgatagactcattgagagaaggtctttgggccagacagactggcttcagcctcttgagaaggatgatgaaagcaaacatttctgagcacgattataaccagtacaatgcccaaaggacacaagttgcctgagatcacttggagaaaccttgtgaagagagatgggcagcttattgctgctgaaatactacttctcgaatcaggttcttcagggcatccttgagttccttgttcctcatgctgtagatgagggggttcactgctggaggtaccactgagtacagaactgtcaccaccagatccagggatggggatgaggtggaggggggcttcaggtgagcaaatatgatagtgctgacaaacagggacaccacggccaggtgagggatgcacgtggagaaggctttgtgccgtccctgctcagaggggatcctcagcacagccctgaagatctgcacgtaggacaccacgatgaacaaaaaacacccaaaaacgAAACAGGCACTAAGCACAATGACCCccacttccctgaggtaggtgtgtgagcaggagagcttgaggagtggggggatttcacagaagaactggtccacagcattgcccttgcagaggggcagtgaaaatgtattggcagtgtgcagcagagcagtgagaaacccactgccccaggcagctgctgccatgtggacacaagctctgctgcccaggagggtcccgtagtgcaggggtttgcagatggcaacatagcggtcataggccatgatggtgagaagagaaTACTCTGCAATTATCAacaagacaaacagaaagagctgggcagcacatcccaagtaggagatggccctggtgtcccagagggaattggccatggatttgggaaaagtggtggagatgcagcctaggtcg
The nucleotide sequence above comes from Calonectris borealis unplaced genomic scaffold, bCalBor7.hap1.2 HAP1_SCAFFOLD_49, whole genome shotgun sequence. Encoded proteins:
- the LOC142076407 gene encoding olfactory receptor 14C36-like, producing the protein MSNTSSITEFLLLAFADTRELQLLHFWLFLGIYLAALLGNGLIITAIACDNRLHTPMYFFLFNLSLLDLGCISTTFPKSMANSLWDTRAISYLGCAAQLFLFVLLIIAEYSLLTIMAYDRYVAICKPLHYGTLLGSRACVHMAAAAWGSGFLTALLHTANTFSLPLCKGNAVDQFFCEIPPLLKLSCSHTYLREVGVIVLSACFVFGCFLFIVVSYVQIFRAVLRIPSEQGRHKAFSTCIPHLAVVSLFVSTIIFAHLKPPSTSSPSLDLVVTVLYSVVPPAVNPLIYSMRNKELKDALKNLIREVVFQQQ